From Corvus moneduloides isolate bCorMon1 chromosome 4, bCorMon1.pri, whole genome shotgun sequence, one genomic window encodes:
- the LOC116442603 gene encoding histone H2B 5 has translation MPEPAKSAPAPKKGSKKAVTKTQKKGDKKRRKSRKESYSIYVYKVLKQVHPDTGISSKAMGIMNSFVNDIFERIAGEASRLAHYNKRSTITSREIQTAVRLLLPGELAKHAVSEGTKAVTKYTSSK, from the coding sequence ATGCCTGAGCCGGCCAAGTCCGCCCCCGCGCCCAAGAAGGGCTCCAAGAAGGCGGTCACCAAGACGCAGAAGAAAGGGGACAAGAAACGGCGTAAGAGCCGCAAGGAGAGCTACTCGATCTACGTGTACAAGGTGCTGAAGCAGGTGCACCCCGACACGGGCATCTCGTCCAAGGCCATGGGCATCATGAACTCCTTCGTCAACGACATCTTCGAGCGCATCGCCGGCGAGGCGTCGCGCCTGGCGCACTACAACAAGCGCTCCACCATCACGTCGCGGGAGATCCAGACGGCCgtgcggctgctgctgcccggcGAGCTGGCCAAGCACGCCGTGTCCGAGGGCACCAAGGCTGTCACCAAGTACACCAGCTCTAAATAA
- the LOC116442612 gene encoding histone H2A-IV-like: MSGRGKQGGKARAKAKSRSSRAGLQFPVGRVHRLLRKGNYAERVGAGAPVYLAAVLEYLTAEILELAGNAARDNKKTRIIPRHLQLAIRNDEELNKLLGKVTIAQGGVLPNIQAVLLPKKTDSHKAKAKFLAEAERSRRTYTSGLHQDTLADKCF; the protein is encoded by the exons ATGTCCGGCCGGGGCAAGCAGGGCGGGAAGGCGCGCGCCAAGGCCAAGTCGCGCTCGTCGCGGGCCGGGCTGCAGTTCCCCGTGGGCCGCGTGCACCGGCTGCTGCGCAAGGGCAACTACGCGGAGCGCGTGGGCGCCGGCGCCCCGGTGTACCTGGCGGCCGTGCTGGAGTACCTGACGGCCGAGATCCTGGAGCTGGCGGGCAACGCGGCCCGCGACAACAAGAAGACGCGCATCATCCCCCGCCACCTGCAGCTCGCCATCCGCAACGACGAGGAGCTCAACAAGCTGCTGGGCAAGGTGACGATCGCGCAGGGCGGCGTGCTGCCCAACATCCAGGCCGTGCTGCTGCCCAAGAAGACCGACAGCCACAAGGCTAAAGCCAA GTTTCTTGCTGAGGCGGAAAGATCCAGACGCACCTACACCTCTGGTTTGCACCAGGATACCCTTGCCGACAAGTGTTTTTAG